From the Flavimarina sp. Hel_I_48 genome, one window contains:
- a CDS encoding acyloxyacyl hydrolase, translated as MKSIFTFFLCICAFLGFSQKEQKPVTLDASFFYGSILEHNPDINHLITGHPTGFILSYNRKTYGFNAWERRYNYPDWGFSMTYQNLHNDYLGENIGLYGHFNFYFLKRNAYFRIGQGIAYTSNPYNAETNYINNAYGTRLLSSTYIALRYDKQNLYKGFGLNAGFTIIHYSNANLRAPNNSTNTLGFNIGATYNLNYEDFPEYIPRDENDTYTEPLAYNFAFRMGVNESDIVGQGRHPFYDFGFFVDKRLSHKSTILGGVDLFLGTFLKELIKLQSVSFPELGVRGDEDWKRVGLFIGHELRFNKIAFVSHLGYYVYWPYEFENRVYNRLGLKRYFTENISAAVTVHAHGAKAEAVEFGIGYRL; from the coding sequence ATGAAATCGATTTTTACTTTTTTCCTGTGTATATGCGCTTTTCTAGGTTTTTCTCAGAAAGAACAAAAACCGGTTACCCTTGACGCTTCTTTTTTTTATGGCAGTATCCTGGAGCACAATCCTGATATCAACCATCTAATCACCGGCCATCCTACCGGCTTTATTTTAAGCTATAACCGAAAAACCTATGGTTTCAATGCGTGGGAAAGGCGTTATAATTATCCTGATTGGGGATTTTCGATGACGTATCAAAACCTACACAATGACTATCTGGGTGAAAATATAGGTCTTTATGGCCATTTCAATTTCTATTTTTTGAAGCGGAACGCGTATTTCCGGATAGGACAGGGTATAGCCTATACGAGCAATCCATACAATGCCGAAACCAATTATATCAACAACGCCTATGGTACGCGTTTGCTGAGTTCTACCTACATTGCGTTGCGCTATGATAAACAGAATCTTTACAAGGGTTTTGGGTTGAATGCTGGCTTTACCATAATTCATTATTCTAACGCAAATCTGCGAGCACCGAACAACAGCACAAACACTTTGGGTTTCAACATTGGTGCGACCTACAACCTGAATTATGAAGATTTCCCTGAATATATTCCGCGGGATGAAAATGATACGTATACAGAGCCGCTGGCCTATAATTTTGCTTTTAGAATGGGTGTAAATGAAAGCGATATTGTGGGGCAGGGCAGGCATCCTTTTTATGATTTCGGTTTTTTTGTTGATAAACGATTGAGCCACAAAAGCACAATCCTGGGCGGTGTAGATCTTTTTTTAGGTACTTTTTTAAAGGAATTGATCAAATTACAGTCGGTATCCTTCCCAGAACTTGGCGTTCGCGGCGATGAAGACTGGAAGCGTGTAGGGCTTTTTATAGGTCACGAACTGCGCTTCAATAAAATCGCTTTTGTAAGTCACTTAGGTTATTATGTGTACTGGCCATACGAATTTGAAAACCGTGTATACAACCGCCTGGGTTTAAAACGCTATTTCACGGAAAATATCTCTGCAGCCGTTACCGTTCATGCCCACGGTGCCAAGGCAGAAGCTGTTGAATTTGGTATCGGTTATCGCCTATAA